From Primulina huaijiensis isolate GDHJ02 chromosome 15, ASM1229523v2, whole genome shotgun sequence, one genomic window encodes:
- the LOC140958590 gene encoding GATA transcription factor 9-like, producing the protein MEYFVGNYAQFSSLENGNLNNNGAHFMVDDLLDFSKEDETMTDSFLDNLGGNSGYSSTVTAVDSCNSSVSAGEGQFNGNVSCRSFNESHFFSNELCVPYDDLAELEWLSNFVEESFSTEDLHFIPTNTTAPAANSAATDTSSSVTTTHSPPVFSTDVSVPGKARSKRSRAAPCDWSSRLLLVSPSPNLKTTPSIKKQPEETQGRRCLHCASDKTPQWRTGPMGPKTLCNACGVRFKSGRLVPEYRPASSPTFITTRHSNSHRKVMELRRQKDLQRQQQQQNQNLLSQVSIFNGCDEFFIHHRDSINGRDYRHMI; encoded by the exons ATGGAGTATTTCGTTGGAAATTATGCACAATTTTCTTCTTTAGAAAATGGAAATTTGAACAATAATGGTGCTCATTTCATGGTGGATGATTTGCTGGATTTTTCCAAGGAGGATGAAACTATGACCGACTCGTTTCTCGACAACTTGGGCGGGAATTCCGGCTACTCATCCACCGTCACGGCGGTTGACAGCTGTAATTCATCGGTTTCGGCCGGCGAAGGCCAGTTTAACGGTAATGTCAGCTGCCGTAGCTTCAACGAATCGCATTTTTTCAGCAACGAACTCTGTGTTCCG TATGATGATTTAGCTGAGCTAGAATGGCTGTCGAATTTCGTGGAAGAATCCTTCTCGACCGAGGACCTACATTTCATCCCCACAAACACAACAGCACCCGCCGCAAATAGCGCCGCTACCGACACTTCTTCTTCCGTCACCACCACCCACTCGCCACCAGTTTTCTCCACCGATGTCTCAGTCCCAGGCAAAGCCAGAAGCAAACGCTCACGCGCCGCACCCTGCGATTGGTCTTCTCGCCTCCTCCTCGTTTCCCCTTCCCCAAACCTCAAAACGACACCGTCAATCAAAAAACAGCCCGAAGAAACTCAGGGCCGGAGATGCCTTCACTGTGCTTCGGATAAGACCCCACAATGGAGAACTGGCCCGATGGGCCCGAAAACCCTGTGCAACGCCTGTGGGGTCCGCTTCAAATCGGGTCGACTCGTACCCGAGTACCGACCCGCCTCGAGTCCGACTTTTATCACGACGAGGCATTCGAATTCACATCGGAAGGTGATGGAGCTCCGAAGGCAAAAGGATCTCCAAAGACAGCAGCAGCAACAGAACCAGAATTTGCTTAGTCAAGTCTCCATTTTCAACGGCTGCGATGAGTTCTTCATTCACCATCGTGACAGTATCAACGGTCGTGATTACAGGCACATGATATAG